One region of Limisphaera ngatamarikiensis genomic DNA includes:
- a CDS encoding pilus assembly FimT family protein yields the protein MRPRPLTCRIPSPRPRKPGHATGPVAAGGFTLIELILVMAVLATVLAVAVPSLSRFFQGRKVEEEALRFLALTRYAQSRAVAEGTPMVLWLDTESRRYGLRAEWTWEETDPRAVEYELDPSVRVEVESTARPQGPSDSRAAAWVQVFRGLEGQTQPNRYVLRFTPDGLPGPTSPERIRFIQETETSETVAVIRRDRNRLAYELETYEVPGTQR from the coding sequence ATGAGACCACGACCGCTCACATGTCGCATCCCCTCGCCACGACCCCGCAAACCAGGGCACGCCACCGGCCCGGTTGCCGCGGGCGGCTTCACCCTGATCGAGCTGATCCTGGTCATGGCGGTGTTGGCGACCGTGCTGGCGGTGGCGGTGCCCTCGCTCTCCCGGTTTTTCCAGGGCCGCAAGGTGGAGGAGGAGGCCCTGCGGTTTCTGGCGCTGACACGATACGCGCAGAGCCGTGCGGTGGCCGAGGGCACACCCATGGTGCTGTGGCTCGACACCGAATCGCGTCGCTACGGTCTGCGGGCGGAATGGACCTGGGAGGAAACCGACCCGCGCGCGGTCGAGTACGAATTGGACCCGAGCGTCCGGGTGGAGGTGGAGTCAACCGCGCGGCCGCAGGGACCTTCGGACAGCCGGGCGGCCGCCTGGGTGCAGGTGTTCCGGGGCCTCGAAGGTCAAACGCAACCGAACCGCTACGTGCTGCGGTTCACCCCGGACGGACTGCCGGGCCCCACAAGCCCCGAACGCATCCGGTTCATCCAGGAGACCGAAACTAGCGAGACCGTGGCCGTGATTCGGCGGGATCGCAACCGATTGGCTTACGAGTTGGAGACGTATGAAGTTCCGGGCACCCAACGGTGA
- a CDS encoding MFS transporter, producing MNHGDIHETTRPSYPPGFRRRRGWNWGWLGLLYTSFYMCRYNLSLANPSISQEFGFSREQMGHIISAALLAYALGLIVNGALADRLGGKRAMLIGAAGTIAMNLLFGAASFAGMLGLFVAIRALDGYFQSFGAPGMVKINTAWFARRERGRFSGIFGFMINLGRFGIFTLGPALLAGFSVLGMVHIPPLHWRWLFWVPSVICALVAVGVAVWVKETPEQAGYPGLIPDTGPGGQADPGSGAGRDVRAGVAEVLRTIATQPVVWITAAAYACTGAVRQAVDQWFPRYMQDMYQVDLRSAQFQFLAFLIPFMASVGSLLAGYVSDTLFKGRRAPVAAILYFTETALILLAARFHGVTAAIVFLVLISFTANSTHSILGSAAPMDIGGRRMSGFALGVIDSFQYFGGSLAGILLGRLLDQSLGNYFYFMAPFGAIGGLLMLVARGKFAPPRPGATPAATRTVGPGATAESNKP from the coding sequence ATGAACCACGGCGATATTCACGAAACCACGCGCCCGTCCTACCCCCCGGGTTTTCGGCGGCGACGGGGTTGGAACTGGGGTTGGCTGGGGCTGCTGTACACCAGCTTTTACATGTGCCGCTACAACCTGTCCCTGGCCAACCCGTCGATCAGCCAGGAGTTCGGGTTTTCCCGCGAACAGATGGGGCACATCATCAGCGCGGCGTTGCTGGCCTATGCGCTGGGGCTGATCGTCAACGGTGCCCTGGCGGATCGTCTGGGCGGCAAACGCGCCATGTTGATCGGGGCAGCGGGCACCATTGCCATGAACCTGCTGTTCGGTGCCGCCTCGTTCGCCGGCATGTTGGGGCTTTTTGTGGCCATTCGGGCCCTGGACGGTTACTTCCAGTCCTTTGGCGCGCCCGGCATGGTCAAAATCAACACCGCGTGGTTCGCCCGGCGCGAACGGGGTCGGTTCTCGGGCATTTTCGGGTTCATGATCAACCTGGGACGGTTCGGCATCTTCACGTTGGGCCCGGCGCTGCTGGCCGGGTTCAGCGTGCTGGGCATGGTGCACATCCCGCCACTGCACTGGCGCTGGCTGTTCTGGGTGCCGTCGGTGATTTGTGCACTGGTCGCCGTGGGAGTGGCGGTTTGGGTCAAGGAAACGCCCGAACAGGCAGGGTATCCCGGCCTGATCCCCGACACGGGTCCCGGTGGACAGGCGGACCCGGGGTCCGGCGCGGGCCGCGACGTCCGGGCCGGCGTGGCCGAGGTCCTGCGCACCATCGCCACGCAACCGGTCGTCTGGATCACCGCCGCCGCCTACGCCTGCACCGGCGCAGTGCGCCAGGCCGTGGATCAATGGTTCCCCCGCTACATGCAGGACATGTATCAGGTGGACCTGCGATCGGCCCAGTTCCAGTTCCTGGCCTTTCTCATCCCGTTCATGGCCTCGGTCGGTTCGCTGCTGGCCGGTTACGTGTCCGACACGCTGTTCAAGGGCCGGCGCGCGCCCGTGGCTGCGATCCTGTATTTCACGGAGACGGCGCTGATCCTCCTGGCGGCCCGGTTTCATGGCGTCACGGCCGCGATTGTTTTCCTGGTGCTGATTTCCTTCACAGCCAATTCCACCCACTCCATCCTGGGCAGTGCCGCCCCGATGGACATCGGCGGACGGCGCATGTCCGGCTTTGCCCTCGGGGTGATTGACTCCTTCCAATATTTCGGTGGCAGTCTGGCGGGCATTTTGCTGGGCCGGCTGCTGGACCAGAGCCTGGGCAATTACTTCTATTTCATGGCGCCGTTCGGGGCGATTGGGGGCTTGTTGATGCTCGTGGCCCGTGGCAAGTTCGCTCCACCGCGCCCGGGTGCCACCCCGGCCGCAACCCGCACGGTCGGCCCGGGCGCCACCGCAGAATCGAACAAGCCATGA
- the gspG gene encoding type II secretion system major pseudopilin GspG: MKTKRMETRAVRSVRAGFTLVELLLVLVILGTLAAIVLPKFAGRTEQARITAARTQLATFATALDAFEVDNGYYPKGSDGLKDLIIQPRDAPNWKGPYLRATEIPLDPWGNPYIYECPGRHNPSGYDLMSMGPDGRAGTEDDITNWDTGTQRR, from the coding sequence ATGAAAACGAAACGGATGGAAACGCGCGCGGTCCGGTCGGTCCGGGCCGGGTTCACCCTGGTGGAACTGCTGTTGGTGCTGGTGATTCTGGGCACCCTGGCGGCGATTGTGTTGCCGAAGTTTGCGGGTCGGACCGAGCAGGCCCGCATCACCGCCGCGCGCACGCAGCTGGCCACGTTCGCCACGGCCCTGGACGCATTCGAAGTGGACAACGGTTACTATCCCAAGGGCAGCGACGGGTTGAAAGACCTCATCATCCAGCCGCGCGATGCCCCCAACTGGAAGGGACCCTACCTCCGGGCCACCGAGATCCCGCTCGACCCGTGGGGCAACCCGTACATCTACGAATGCCCCGGCCGTCACAACCCCAGCGGTTATGACCTGATGTCCATGGGGCCCGACGGACGCGCCGGGACCGAGGACGACATCACCAACTGGGACACCGGCACCCAACGCCGGTGA
- a CDS encoding type II secretion system protein GspJ, whose translation MKPTLPCRQPDHRHPTAGRPRNAQARAFTLLELLIAVAVFAVVLLAMHGVFYGAIQLRNRTAGSVDAAGPVEFTMARLRRDLQNLVPPGGVFFGPLQSDPQGTNASVDLLVGLGARRLSPDFYTASGIVDAFQPWGNVQKVAYGLMSPTNRSQGMELVRAVTRNLLAPNPEPPELEFLMDRVEDVRFEFFDGSRWVSTWDSTVQPQVLPLAIRVRIARLPEPTTRVEPQPLELVVPVWVRPVTNNVTATEGQGA comes from the coding sequence ATGAAGCCGACGCTCCCATGCAGGCAGCCCGACCACCGGCACCCCACGGCCGGCCGGCCCCGGAACGCGCAGGCCCGCGCGTTCACCCTGCTGGAGCTGCTCATTGCCGTGGCGGTGTTCGCCGTCGTGTTGCTGGCAATGCACGGGGTGTTTTACGGCGCCATCCAGTTGCGCAACCGAACCGCCGGCTCCGTGGACGCGGCCGGTCCCGTGGAATTCACCATGGCACGGCTGCGTCGTGATTTGCAGAACCTGGTGCCGCCCGGCGGGGTGTTCTTCGGACCGTTGCAAAGCGATCCGCAGGGTACCAACGCGAGTGTGGACCTGCTGGTGGGCTTGGGGGCGCGTCGGCTGAGCCCTGACTTCTACACCGCCAGCGGTATCGTGGACGCCTTCCAGCCCTGGGGCAACGTGCAAAAGGTGGCCTACGGCCTGATGAGCCCCACCAACCGGTCCCAGGGCATGGAACTGGTTCGGGCGGTCACCCGCAATCTCCTGGCCCCGAACCCGGAACCGCCGGAGCTGGAGTTTTTGATGGACCGCGTGGAGGACGTGCGCTTCGAGTTCTTCGACGGATCCCGGTGGGTCTCCACCTGGGACTCCACCGTGCAGCCGCAGGTGCTGCCCCTGGCCATCCGGGTCCGCATCGCACGGCTGCCGGAACCAACCACGCGGGTGGAACCCCAACCGCTGGAACTGGTGGTGCCGGTCTGGGTCCGACCGGTTACCAACAACGTCACCGCCACGGAGGGCCAGGGCGCATGA
- a CDS encoding secretin N-terminal domain-containing protein: protein MKTLIPILAMTAVLLAGPLHGQPVTTTNTTAAPVRPETPTVPESPPANPPPEAAPAESTNAAPPAAGAAQPPMEVSPPPTHVVAEGERGLRLNFRNAPLELVLNYLSEAAGFIIVPEVDVKGRVDVWSNQPLTKDEAIDVLNRALARNGYAVLRDGRTLTVVTREEARKRDIPVRRGSDPEAIPKDDQIVTQIIPIRFINAVQLSRDLAPLIPQTATLAANEGGNALVVTDTQANIRRLVEIIKALDTSVSALSVVKVFALRYADAKTVANVLREVFADDTSTARGLDPRARFFAFMRGGRGPGGDGEGGASNEGRPGASRVVATADERSNSLVVSAPEDLMPTIEQLVAAVDVDVEDLTEIRVFPLRHSDPQEMADLITSLFPDETRQNTGTGQRRFFGPGPFGGFAGPGLQRNNGNTPSERVLKQSRVIAVADLRTSSVVVTASRQLMPQIAAMIEQLDSNPARKQKVFVYELRNAEPTRAQEVLRELFEGQNTRRTSTTQDRTALEARQEQMINQQNFNQGFGFQGSGAVRGQGIR, encoded by the coding sequence ATGAAAACGCTCATCCCCATCCTTGCAATGACTGCCGTGCTGCTGGCCGGCCCACTCCATGGCCAGCCGGTCACAACCACAAACACAACGGCGGCCCCGGTTCGACCGGAGACCCCAACGGTACCGGAGTCCCCTCCGGCCAACCCGCCCCCCGAAGCGGCACCGGCGGAAAGCACCAACGCCGCACCGCCGGCGGCCGGGGCGGCACAACCGCCCATGGAGGTCTCGCCACCGCCCACCCACGTGGTCGCCGAGGGCGAGCGCGGCCTGCGCCTGAACTTCCGCAACGCACCCTTGGAACTGGTGCTCAACTACCTGAGCGAAGCCGCCGGGTTCATCATCGTCCCCGAGGTGGACGTGAAGGGGCGCGTGGACGTCTGGAGCAACCAGCCCCTGACCAAGGACGAGGCCATTGACGTGCTCAATCGCGCCCTCGCCCGCAACGGCTACGCCGTGCTCCGCGACGGTCGAACCCTCACCGTGGTCACCCGCGAGGAGGCCCGAAAACGCGACATCCCGGTCCGACGCGGCTCCGACCCCGAAGCCATCCCCAAAGATGATCAGATCGTCACCCAGATCATCCCCATCCGCTTCATCAACGCGGTCCAGCTCAGCCGCGACCTCGCCCCGTTGATCCCGCAAACCGCCACCCTGGCCGCCAACGAGGGCGGCAACGCCCTCGTGGTCACCGACACCCAGGCCAACATTCGCCGCCTGGTCGAGATCATCAAAGCCCTCGACACCAGCGTCTCGGCGCTCTCCGTCGTGAAAGTCTTCGCCCTCCGCTACGCCGACGCCAAAACCGTGGCCAACGTCCTGCGCGAGGTGTTCGCCGATGACACCTCCACCGCCCGCGGATTGGACCCGCGCGCCCGTTTCTTCGCCTTCATGCGCGGCGGACGCGGCCCCGGCGGGGACGGCGAAGGCGGGGCCTCCAACGAAGGCCGACCCGGCGCCAGCCGCGTCGTCGCCACCGCCGATGAACGCAGCAACTCCCTCGTCGTCAGCGCACCCGAGGACCTCATGCCCACCATCGAACAACTCGTCGCCGCCGTGGACGTGGACGTGGAGGACCTCACCGAAATCCGGGTCTTCCCCCTGCGGCATTCCGACCCGCAGGAAATGGCCGATCTCATCACCAGTCTCTTCCCGGACGAGACCCGGCAGAACACCGGCACCGGCCAGCGGCGGTTCTTCGGCCCGGGTCCCTTCGGCGGTTTCGCCGGACCGGGCCTCCAGAGAAACAACGGCAACACCCCCAGTGAACGGGTCCTCAAACAAAGCCGGGTCATCGCGGTGGCCGACCTCCGCACCAGCTCCGTGGTGGTCACCGCCTCGCGCCAGTTGATGCCCCAAATCGCCGCCATGATCGAACAGCTCGACAGCAACCCGGCCCGCAAACAAAAGGTCTTCGTCTACGAACTGCGCAACGCCGAACCGACCCGCGCCCAGGAAGTGCTGCGCGAGCTCTTCGAAGGCCAGAACACCCGCCGCACCTCCACCACCCAGGACCGAACCGCCCTGGAGGCCCGCCAGGAGCAAATGATCAACCAACAAAACTTCAACCAGGGCTTCGGATTCCAGGGCAGCGGCGCCGTGCGCGGACAAGGAATTCGCTGA
- a CDS encoding GspMb/PilO family protein, with the protein MNLTQRQQYLALAAAAAVALLVADRFVITPLTRAWKERSERIVQLRARVNEGRLLLDREPGLRARWQSMLTNLLPAEPSQAEARLLGAIERWAAVSQVTVTSVRPQWRLGAGDWTTLECRVDAAGSLAALTRLLYELERDPLAVKVDVLELTARDDTGSQLAMGLQVSALVSNTVQRTNPR; encoded by the coding sequence ATGAACCTCACGCAACGCCAGCAATACCTCGCCCTGGCTGCCGCAGCCGCGGTCGCTTTGCTCGTGGCCGACCGCTTCGTGATCACGCCATTGACCAGGGCGTGGAAGGAACGTTCGGAACGAATCGTTCAGTTGCGGGCGCGGGTGAACGAGGGCCGCCTGCTGCTGGACCGCGAGCCCGGATTGCGGGCGCGCTGGCAGAGCATGCTCACCAACCTCCTGCCGGCCGAGCCCTCCCAGGCCGAGGCACGCCTTTTGGGCGCCATTGAACGCTGGGCCGCGGTCAGCCAGGTCACCGTCACCTCCGTCCGCCCCCAATGGCGCCTGGGGGCAGGGGACTGGACCACACTGGAATGCCGCGTCGACGCAGCCGGTAGCCTCGCCGCCCTGACCCGCCTGCTGTACGAACTGGAACGCGATCCCCTGGCCGTGAAAGTGGACGTGTTGGAACTGACCGCCCGGGATGATACCGGCAGCCAACTGGCCATGGGTCTGCAGGTCAGTGCCCTGGTCTCCAACACCGTACAAAGAACCAATCCGCGATGA
- a CDS encoding type II secretion system protein, with amino-acid sequence MKFRAPNGERTRRPHAGFTLAEVLAALVFMAIVIPVAVEGLQVATRAAQMGVRRAAAARVGERVLNELVATGQWRRGSQSGEAAEGTDVYRWDARVDSWQQAPLRLLTVRVVFPVQGEEYALYLATLVDASQ; translated from the coding sequence ATGAAGTTCCGGGCACCCAACGGTGAGCGCACCCGCAGGCCGCACGCCGGTTTCACGCTGGCCGAGGTGCTGGCCGCGCTGGTGTTCATGGCCATCGTGATCCCGGTGGCCGTGGAAGGGCTGCAGGTCGCCACCCGGGCGGCTCAAATGGGAGTGCGCCGGGCCGCGGCCGCGCGTGTGGGGGAGCGGGTGCTCAACGAACTGGTGGCCACGGGCCAATGGCGGCGCGGTTCCCAGAGCGGGGAAGCCGCCGAGGGCACGGACGTGTACCGCTGGGACGCCCGGGTGGATTCGTGGCAGCAGGCGCCGTTGCGACTTTTGACCGTGCGCGTGGTGTTCCCCGTGCAGGGGGAGGAGTACGCGCTGTACCTCGCCACGCTCGTGGACGCAAGCCAATGA
- a CDS encoding type II secretion system F family protein, whose translation MARFQYKALQADGRVVEGELEAGGRQEAFHQIESRGLRPIRLVQQTDGTNGRAQLRSKGNGHSRPEPAAAASAARPASWRLPWSRSRKVSARALENFTRLLSSLLAAGVPLSRALVILQKETAHPAAREKWKEIHDRVVDGMSLADAMAQLPDVFPRVYVAMVEAGETGGFLDLVLAQIADFQSREKEMRARLMSALLYPAILLLLALGVLVFLLVYFIPRFTTLFAGFGGQLPALTRAIVAVSDVVRSYGVLVLGVGVVTGVMLRQWLVSPAGRRMWEGFILKVPVLGRLVAQYAMARFCRMLGTLLAAGVPLIQGLQVARRSLGNQILVDAVAGSIDRVKEGQGLGNSLRDCPMLFPGSVLEMITVAEESGRLDQELTRIANTTEADLDRQLKLAVSMAEPLMLFFIAGFIGIIFIGMVLPIFSLQDYIR comes from the coding sequence ATGGCACGATTTCAGTACAAGGCGTTGCAGGCGGATGGCCGCGTGGTGGAGGGCGAACTGGAGGCCGGCGGTCGCCAGGAGGCCTTTCACCAGATCGAAAGCCGCGGATTGCGACCGATCCGCCTGGTCCAACAGACCGACGGGACCAACGGCAGGGCGCAGCTCCGCTCGAAGGGCAACGGTCACAGCCGACCCGAACCGGCAGCGGCCGCGTCCGCCGCCCGGCCCGCCTCATGGCGGCTGCCCTGGAGCCGGTCGCGCAAGGTGAGCGCCCGCGCGCTCGAGAATTTCACCCGGTTGTTGTCGAGTCTGCTGGCCGCCGGCGTGCCGTTGAGCCGGGCCCTGGTGATCCTCCAGAAGGAAACGGCGCACCCGGCCGCACGCGAGAAATGGAAGGAGATCCACGACCGCGTGGTGGACGGCATGTCTCTGGCCGATGCCATGGCCCAACTGCCCGACGTGTTCCCGCGCGTGTACGTGGCCATGGTCGAGGCGGGTGAAACGGGCGGGTTTCTCGACCTGGTCCTGGCCCAGATTGCAGACTTCCAGTCCCGCGAAAAGGAAATGCGGGCCCGGTTGATGTCGGCCCTGCTGTATCCGGCGATCCTGTTGCTGCTGGCCCTGGGCGTGCTGGTGTTTCTGCTGGTGTATTTCATTCCCAGGTTCACCACCTTGTTTGCAGGGTTTGGCGGGCAGTTGCCGGCACTGACGCGGGCGATCGTGGCCGTCAGCGATGTCGTGCGCTCCTACGGTGTGCTGGTGCTGGGCGTGGGGGTGGTCACGGGCGTAATGCTGCGGCAGTGGCTGGTGTCGCCGGCGGGACGGCGGATGTGGGAGGGGTTCATTCTGAAGGTACCCGTGCTGGGCCGGCTGGTGGCCCAGTACGCCATGGCACGGTTTTGCCGGATGCTGGGCACGTTGCTGGCGGCGGGCGTGCCGTTGATTCAGGGGCTGCAGGTGGCGCGGCGATCCCTGGGCAACCAGATCCTGGTGGATGCGGTGGCGGGTTCCATCGACCGGGTCAAAGAGGGTCAGGGTCTGGGCAACAGCCTCCGGGATTGTCCCATGCTGTTCCCCGGGTCGGTCCTGGAGATGATCACCGTGGCCGAGGAGAGCGGCCGGTTGGATCAGGAACTGACACGGATTGCGAATACGACCGAGGCGGATCTGGACCGGCAACTGAAGCTGGCGGTTTCCATGGCCGAACCGCTGATGCTGTTCTTCATCGCCGGTTTCATCGGAATCATTTTCATCGGGATGGTCCTGCCCATCTTCAGCCTGCAGGACTACATCCGGTGA
- a CDS encoding GspE/PulE family protein — translation MTAEPTASAGTGPVGHELLDRMLARRQLSLADARTLLRQIEAGQVPPVRSEEDVLRWLAREYGLGYTTLEEVEADKEVLSLFPARVLLREELLPLRRVNGFVEVATSRVLATQALDTLRVMTGLRLRPVLAPTEAIQREMKKRLGVGADTIDTLEEEAPFQVVEEEGEEETNLDVAAEDASIIRFVNQVLRDAIELRASDVHLEPFEDEFRIRYRIDGVLQEIPVPAQVKRFQPAIVSRVKILSHLNIAEKRLPQDGRIKIRVDNAEVDIRVSVIPMLHGEAVVMRLLRQSATLRGMEELGMAERELRCFRRVLGLPHGIILVTGPTGSGKTTTLYTALQEINDTSRKIITIEDPVEYQLKGVNQIQVSEKAGLTFARGLRSILRHDPDVILVGEIRDTETAQIAVQASLTGHLVFSTLHTNDAPGAVTRLVDMGVEPYLVASSLEAVLAQRLVRVLCPHCKQPDDSAPTRAFKAQLGWPEDTLVYRAVGCRECRQTGYFGRHAIFEWMDATPEIRSMVLKRCSADEIRAAARKAGMRTLAEDGWRLVRMGITTPEEVLRVTKDQSLLGIDETVAERLGAAAP, via the coding sequence ATGACGGCGGAGCCAACAGCATCGGCGGGAACCGGCCCGGTCGGTCACGAATTGCTGGACCGGATGCTGGCACGGCGGCAATTGTCGCTGGCCGACGCACGGACGTTGCTCCGGCAGATCGAGGCCGGGCAGGTCCCGCCGGTCCGTTCCGAGGAGGACGTGTTGCGGTGGCTGGCGCGGGAGTACGGCCTGGGCTATACCACGCTGGAGGAGGTGGAGGCGGACAAGGAGGTGTTGTCGCTGTTTCCGGCGCGGGTGTTGTTGCGGGAGGAGCTGCTGCCCTTGCGCCGGGTCAACGGATTTGTGGAAGTGGCCACCAGCCGGGTCCTGGCCACGCAGGCGCTGGACACGTTGCGGGTGATGACCGGCCTGCGTTTGCGGCCGGTGCTGGCCCCCACCGAAGCCATCCAGCGCGAGATGAAAAAGCGGCTGGGGGTGGGGGCCGACACCATTGACACGCTGGAGGAAGAGGCGCCGTTCCAGGTGGTGGAGGAGGAGGGTGAGGAGGAGACCAACCTGGACGTTGCGGCCGAGGACGCCTCGATCATCCGGTTCGTCAACCAGGTGCTCCGCGATGCCATCGAGCTGCGGGCGTCCGACGTGCACCTGGAACCGTTCGAGGACGAATTCCGGATCCGGTACCGGATCGACGGTGTGCTGCAGGAGATTCCCGTACCGGCACAGGTCAAACGCTTTCAACCGGCCATCGTGTCGCGCGTAAAAATCCTCAGCCACCTCAACATCGCGGAAAAGCGTCTCCCCCAGGACGGACGCATCAAGATCCGGGTGGACAACGCCGAGGTGGACATTCGCGTCTCGGTCATCCCCATGTTGCACGGGGAGGCCGTGGTGATGCGGCTGTTGCGGCAGAGCGCCACCCTGCGCGGCATGGAGGAGTTGGGCATGGCCGAGCGTGAACTGCGCTGTTTCCGGCGCGTGCTCGGCCTGCCGCACGGGATCATTCTGGTGACGGGGCCGACCGGCAGCGGCAAAACCACCACCCTGTACACCGCCCTGCAGGAGATCAACGACACCTCGCGCAAGATCATCACCATCGAAGACCCGGTGGAATACCAGCTCAAGGGCGTCAACCAGATCCAGGTCTCCGAAAAGGCCGGACTGACCTTCGCCCGCGGGTTGCGCTCCATTCTGCGCCACGACCCGGACGTGATCCTGGTGGGGGAGATCCGGGATACCGAGACGGCCCAGATCGCCGTGCAGGCGTCGTTGACCGGGCACCTGGTGTTCTCCACGTTGCACACCAATGACGCGCCCGGGGCGGTCACCCGGCTGGTGGACATGGGGGTGGAACCCTACCTGGTGGCATCGTCGTTGGAGGCGGTGCTGGCGCAACGGTTGGTCCGTGTGCTCTGCCCGCACTGCAAACAACCGGACGATTCCGCCCCCACCCGCGCCTTCAAGGCACAACTGGGCTGGCCCGAAGACACCCTGGTGTACCGGGCCGTGGGTTGCCGGGAATGCCGTCAAACCGGCTATTTCGGCCGACACGCCATCTTTGAATGGATGGACGCCACGCCGGAGATCCGGTCCATGGTGTTGAAACGGTGTTCGGCCGACGAGATTCGGGCGGCGGCGCGCAAGGCGGGCATGCGGACCCTGGCCGAGGACGGCTGGCGACTGGTGCGCATGGGGATCACCACTCCGGAAGAGGTACTGCGGGTGACCAAGGACCAGAGCCTGCTGGGCATCGACGAGACCGTGGCCGAGCGCCTGGGCGCCGCCGCCCCGTGA
- a CDS encoding general secretion pathway protein GspK has protein sequence MSIREPRELWQSPRRGSVLIIVLWVAFGLVALALYFAASMGLELRAADQRVAGIQAELAIQGAMLHVSNLLARVEMPGWPPDLFPQDCEDVPVGEARFWLLGRSDATYWGDTPAFGLVDEASKLNLNTATREMLERLTNLVLYPEVAAAIVDWRDSDSEPEVNGAEDQVYLRLNPPYRCKNAPFETVEELRMVYGVTLELLYGEDANLNGILDPNENDGDTTPPRDNRDGRLQPGLWEYVTVFSRESGLNRTNVNDTQSLAQLLQSQFGAERANQILSRISLGPGPGGPAGPGGGGAPVLFTNLMEFYVRSGMTAEEFDQVYPWLTTTNGVVEGLVNVNTAPEPVLACIPGIDTDGAAALVAYRLSRQNPRASLAWVVEVLGQERALQAGPWLTARSSVYSADVVALGRQDRGYRRVRMVFDANDGVPVVRFRQDLTHLGWALGTRIRQELDQMRESRARTDAARSWGIMP, from the coding sequence ATGAGCATCCGTGAGCCACGTGAACTCTGGCAGTCGCCACGGCGCGGATCGGTGCTGATCATCGTGCTGTGGGTGGCGTTCGGCCTGGTCGCGTTGGCGCTCTATTTTGCCGCCAGCATGGGCCTGGAATTGCGCGCCGCGGATCAGCGGGTGGCGGGGATCCAGGCCGAACTGGCGATTCAGGGGGCGATGCTGCACGTCAGCAACCTGCTGGCCCGGGTGGAGATGCCCGGGTGGCCCCCCGACCTGTTCCCCCAGGACTGCGAGGATGTCCCGGTGGGCGAGGCGCGGTTCTGGTTGCTGGGCCGGAGCGACGCAACCTACTGGGGCGATACGCCCGCCTTCGGCCTCGTGGACGAAGCCTCCAAATTGAACCTCAACACCGCCACCCGCGAAATGCTGGAGCGGCTCACCAATCTGGTACTCTACCCGGAGGTGGCCGCTGCCATCGTGGACTGGCGCGACTCCGACAGCGAACCGGAGGTCAACGGCGCCGAGGATCAGGTGTACCTCCGGTTGAACCCGCCCTACCGCTGCAAAAACGCCCCCTTCGAAACCGTGGAAGAATTGCGCATGGTCTACGGCGTCACCCTGGAGCTGTTGTACGGCGAGGACGCCAACCTGAACGGCATCCTGGATCCGAACGAGAATGACGGCGACACGACCCCCCCGCGCGACAACCGCGACGGACGGTTGCAACCCGGCCTCTGGGAATACGTCACGGTCTTCAGCCGCGAATCCGGCCTCAACCGAACCAACGTCAACGACACCCAGTCCCTGGCCCAGCTCCTCCAGAGCCAGTTCGGCGCCGAACGGGCCAACCAAATCCTCAGCCGCATCAGCCTCGGCCCCGGCCCGGGCGGACCGGCCGGACCCGGCGGCGGTGGTGCCCCGGTCCTCTTCACCAACCTCATGGAATTCTACGTGCGCAGCGGAATGACGGCCGAAGAGTTCGACCAGGTCTATCCCTGGCTGACCACCACCAACGGCGTCGTCGAAGGCCTGGTCAACGTCAACACCGCACCGGAACCGGTGCTGGCATGCATCCCGGGGATCGACACCGACGGCGCCGCGGCCCTGGTGGCCTACCGCCTCAGCCGCCAAAATCCGCGGGCGTCCCTGGCCTGGGTGGTCGAAGTGCTGGGACAGGAACGCGCCCTCCAGGCCGGCCCATGGTTGACCGCACGCAGCTCGGTCTACAGCGCCGACGTGGTCGCCCTGGGCCGTCAGGACCGCGGTTACCGGCGCGTGCGCATGGTCTTCGACGCCAACGACGGTGTCCCGGTGGTGCGGTTCCGACAGGACCTCACTCACCTGGGCTGGGCGTTGGGGACCCGAATCCGACAGGAGCTCGACCAAATGCGGGAAAGCCGGGCCCGCACCGACGCGGCGCGTTCGTGGGGAATCATGCCATGA